The proteins below are encoded in one region of Candidatus Planktophila lacus:
- the der gene encoding ribosome biogenesis GTPase Der: MIVVAIDGPSGAGKSSTSKLVAQRAGWNYLDTGALYRAVAWLALREKISSSDEILSALADNTIHFIADPKDPKVFVGDVDVSTEIRSEKVTESVSAISAIPEIRAALLTLQRRLINSAERGIVVEGRDIGTVVAPDAPLKIYLQADIAARAARRSSEIAAPVASVSESLNQRDEIDSNRAVSPLAKASDAVLIDSTELDLEETVERVWELLKERSLLGLPIVAILGRPNVGKSTLINRFIGRREAIVEDTPGVTRDRVQYECEWGGRRFIIMDTGGWESKPDGISVQVSASAELAMQEADVLAFVVDAHVGALDEDDILVQELRKVKKPMVLIANKVDSDVDEADAHALWNLGLGEPRFVSALHGRGSGDLLDYIVREMPEVGGAQTQDGYRKIALIGRPNVGKSSLLNALAGENRSIVDDVAGTTRDPVDELIEFGGSIWRFIDTAGLRKRANQASGTDYYATLRTQSALERCECAVVVLDASLPISEQDLRVITMVEEAGKAMVIVMNKWDLVDEDRRDQLDKEIDRHLDQVEWAQRVNVAAKTGWHRDRLAPALRTAIDSWERRVPTAKLNSFLGALIGATPPPVRGGKQPKIYYATQAGIAPPKFVIFSSGWIEPSYRRFIERRLREEFGFPGTPVMVAIRVKERD; encoded by the coding sequence ATGATCGTTGTAGCCATCGATGGACCAAGCGGTGCGGGAAAGTCCAGCACATCAAAACTTGTTGCACAACGAGCAGGTTGGAATTATTTAGATACTGGCGCTTTGTACCGTGCAGTCGCATGGTTGGCACTCAGAGAAAAAATTAGCTCTTCTGATGAAATCCTCTCCGCTCTTGCCGACAACACAATTCACTTCATCGCAGATCCTAAAGATCCCAAAGTTTTTGTTGGAGATGTTGATGTATCTACAGAGATTAGAAGTGAAAAAGTCACTGAAAGCGTTAGCGCAATTAGCGCAATTCCAGAAATTCGCGCCGCACTTCTAACTTTACAACGCAGATTGATAAATAGCGCGGAGCGCGGAATCGTTGTTGAAGGCCGTGATATAGGTACGGTTGTTGCACCAGATGCACCGTTGAAGATTTATCTACAAGCAGATATCGCGGCTCGCGCCGCAAGACGTTCTAGCGAAATAGCAGCGCCAGTGGCGAGCGTTTCAGAATCTCTAAACCAACGCGATGAAATCGATTCGAATCGCGCAGTATCTCCTTTAGCTAAAGCATCTGATGCAGTTTTAATTGACTCTACAGAACTGGATTTAGAAGAGACGGTAGAACGCGTCTGGGAGTTATTGAAAGAGCGTTCCCTGCTCGGTCTTCCAATCGTTGCAATTTTAGGTCGACCTAACGTTGGTAAATCAACTTTGATTAACCGTTTCATTGGACGTCGCGAAGCGATTGTTGAAGATACTCCTGGTGTGACACGTGATCGTGTTCAGTATGAATGCGAATGGGGCGGACGTCGTTTCATAATTATGGATACCGGTGGTTGGGAATCAAAGCCGGATGGAATTTCTGTGCAAGTTAGCGCATCTGCAGAACTTGCAATGCAAGAGGCGGATGTTCTCGCCTTCGTAGTTGATGCCCATGTGGGCGCACTAGATGAAGATGACATTTTGGTTCAGGAGCTTCGCAAAGTTAAGAAACCGATGGTTCTTATCGCAAATAAAGTTGATAGCGATGTAGATGAGGCGGATGCACACGCGCTCTGGAACCTTGGTCTTGGTGAACCTCGATTTGTATCTGCACTTCATGGTCGTGGCAGCGGAGATTTACTTGATTACATCGTGCGCGAGATGCCAGAAGTTGGTGGCGCACAAACTCAAGATGGTTATCGCAAAATTGCACTCATCGGTCGACCAAATGTTGGTAAATCAAGTTTGCTAAATGCGCTTGCGGGCGAGAATCGTTCAATCGTTGATGATGTCGCCGGAACAACTCGCGACCCAGTAGATGAATTGATTGAATTCGGGGGATCGATCTGGCGGTTTATCGACACTGCGGGCTTGCGTAAACGCGCGAATCAAGCCAGCGGAACTGACTATTACGCAACCCTTCGCACTCAGAGCGCACTGGAACGTTGTGAATGTGCGGTAGTTGTTCTAGATGCTTCGCTACCAATTTCTGAGCAGGATCTACGCGTCATCACCATGGTCGAAGAGGCCGGCAAAGCGATGGTGATCGTGATGAATAAATGGGATCTCGTCGATGAAGATCGCCGCGATCAATTAGATAAAGAGATCGACCGCCACCTTGATCAGGTCGAATGGGCCCAGCGAGTAAATGTTGCCGCCAAGACTGGTTGGCACCGTGATCGTTTAGCTCCAGCTCTTCGCACCGCGATCGATAGCTGGGAACGCCGCGTTCCAACCGCCAAACTCAACTCGTTCTTGGGCGCCCTCATCGGTGCGACCCCACCTCCAGTTCGTGGCGGCAAGCAACCAAAGATTTACTACGCAACACAGGCCGGTATCGCACCCCCTAAGTTCGTTATCTTCTCCAGCGGTTGGATCGAGCCTTCTTATCGTCGCTTTATTGAACGTCGTTTGCGCGAAGAGTTCGGCTTCCCAGGCACGCCAGTTATGGTCGCGATTCGAGTAAAAGAGCGCGATTAA
- a CDS encoding CDP-alcohol phosphatidyltransferase family protein, protein MTIMKKMSLVTVPNALTFLRALGIPLFIYLALALEADGWAILTLAVGGATDYFDGKIARAWGQESRFGELADPAIDRLYIVATLIVLYLREAIPLWVIVVLVVRDLVLAIATLALTVKSLPPLKVTYLGKAATFNLLYAFPFLLLALNSNWYGTLAYIFGWSFAIWGIALYLFTGVTYLGAAVTSLRKSR, encoded by the coding sequence ATGACGATAATGAAGAAGATGTCGCTAGTCACCGTTCCTAATGCGCTCACCTTTCTGCGCGCCCTCGGGATTCCGCTCTTTATCTACTTGGCACTGGCCCTGGAAGCAGATGGCTGGGCGATTCTGACTTTGGCGGTCGGGGGAGCAACCGATTATTTCGACGGCAAAATCGCTCGTGCTTGGGGCCAGGAATCACGCTTTGGCGAATTAGCAGACCCGGCTATTGATCGTCTATATATCGTTGCAACTCTCATTGTTCTCTACCTGCGCGAGGCAATTCCGTTGTGGGTGATCGTTGTTCTAGTTGTACGTGACTTGGTCCTCGCAATCGCAACGCTGGCGCTGACAGTAAAGTCTCTACCTCCGCTTAAGGTTACCTATCTCGGAAAAGCGGCGACCTTCAATCTTCTATATGCATTTCCATTTCTGTTACTCGCGCTAAATTCGAATTGGTATGGAACTCTCGCCTATATCTTCGGTTGGAGCTTTGCGATCTGGGGGATTGCGCTCTACCTTTTCACCGGGGTTACTTACCTCGGCGCTGCGGTTACATCCCTGCGCAAATCGCGATAG
- the gcvH gene encoding glycine cleavage system protein GcvH, which produces MSSIPDNLQYTKEHEWVLASGNTFRMGITDYAQGALGDIVYVQLPKVGETVVADKVCGEVESTKSVSEIFAPVSGKIVAINEALNSAPETINSDPYGAGWLAEIEVAAPPVGLLSADDYRQITA; this is translated from the coding sequence GTGTCATCTATTCCAGATAACTTGCAATACACAAAAGAGCACGAGTGGGTTTTAGCATCGGGAAATACATTCCGTATGGGAATTACTGATTACGCTCAAGGTGCACTTGGTGACATCGTCTACGTGCAGTTGCCGAAGGTTGGCGAAACTGTGGTTGCAGATAAAGTTTGCGGTGAAGTTGAATCAACTAAGAGCGTCTCTGAAATCTTCGCTCCAGTTTCAGGAAAGATCGTCGCGATCAACGAAGCGCTCAACAGCGCACCAGAAACAATCAACTCAGATCCTTATGGCGCAGGTTGGCTCGCAGAAATTGAAGTCGCGGCGCCTCCAGTCGGCTTACTCTCTGCCGACGATTACCGTCAAATTACCGCGTAG
- a CDS encoding FHA domain-containing protein, which yields MAKPDTNGELTSTLHLGLRSVVDGSPESALNALLSSASETDRLAITAVIEGPADRAMVVIHRGPSKGARFLIDSSEVAIGRSVESPIFLDDVTVSRKHAVIVKEEKTFSIKDQGSLNGTYLNNQSVLNSPLTTGDEIQIGKFHMLFVASSKSK from the coding sequence ATGGCTAAACCAGATACAAATGGCGAACTCACCAGCACCCTCCACCTCGGGCTTCGTTCGGTAGTAGATGGTTCCCCGGAGAGCGCACTTAACGCCCTTCTCTCATCTGCCAGCGAGACTGATCGCTTAGCAATCACCGCAGTCATCGAAGGCCCAGCAGACCGAGCGATGGTCGTAATCCATCGCGGTCCTTCAAAGGGCGCGAGATTTCTGATTGATAGCAGTGAGGTCGCGATAGGGCGTTCAGTTGAATCACCTATCTTTTTAGATGATGTAACTGTTTCAAGAAAGCATGCAGTTATCGTTAAAGAAGAGAAGACATTTAGCATTAAAGATCAAGGAAGCCTCAACGGAACATATCTAAACAATCAGTCGGTTCTTAACTCACCCTTAACTACAGGTGATGAGATTCAGATCGGTAAGTTTCATATGCTCTTCGTGGCATCAAGCAAGAGCAAGTAA
- a CDS encoding MerR family transcriptional regulator, with amino-acid sequence MSVPARAYLSIGEVLTKLRGDFPDITISKIRFLESEGLIEPQRTPSGYRKFTAADLDRLRYVLLLQRDQYLPLRVIKENLEALDRGLDPAPAGGVASPRPTLTTVDNAASPESFGATSDLRLSREELLKASGLVDDQLVELESYGFIALRGRHYDADALAVAKAVAEMAGFGIEARHLRSFKSAADREIGLIEQVITPINRQKSADSKARAEEVQKQIASLSIRLHAGLVRAGLNRPRQ; translated from the coding sequence GTGAGCGTTCCAGCACGCGCGTATTTGAGTATCGGGGAAGTTTTAACAAAGCTCCGTGGAGATTTTCCGGATATAACGATCTCTAAGATCCGTTTCCTTGAATCAGAAGGCTTGATCGAACCCCAGAGAACACCTTCGGGATACCGCAAATTCACCGCCGCTGACCTTGATCGCCTTCGCTACGTGCTGCTTTTACAGCGTGATCAATACCTTCCGCTGCGCGTTATTAAAGAGAATTTAGAAGCCCTCGATCGTGGTTTAGATCCTGCTCCTGCTGGAGGAGTCGCGTCCCCTCGTCCAACTCTTACAACCGTAGATAACGCCGCATCACCTGAATCATTTGGTGCAACATCCGATCTACGTCTATCTCGCGAAGAGCTGCTTAAGGCGAGTGGCCTAGTTGATGACCAATTAGTTGAACTCGAGTCCTACGGTTTCATCGCGCTGCGCGGTCGTCATTACGATGCTGATGCTCTAGCTGTTGCTAAAGCAGTCGCCGAGATGGCTGGTTTCGGAATCGAAGCGCGCCATCTTCGTTCCTTTAAATCTGCCGCAGATCGCGAAATCGGTCTGATCGAACAAGTGATCACTCCGATTAACCGTCAGAAGTCTGCCGACTCAAAGGCGCGCGCTGAAGAAGTTCAGAAGCAGATCGCCTCACTTTCAATTCGTTTACATGCCGGGCTAGTTCGCGCCGGTCTTAATCGCCCTCGCCAGTAA
- a CDS encoding bifunctional nuclease family protein: MVNMEVVGVRIEMPSNQPIVLLKEIEGSRFLPIWVGAVEATAIAFAQQGMAAQRPLTHDLISNLLEVADLTMTAVHITELKDGIFYAEIQIRDSQSALLKVSARPSDAIAIALRTKSNILADSDLLDLVGIDIPERLLEVEGVEDITGAKEGAATDLDLERFREFLDQINPEDFAG; the protein is encoded by the coding sequence TTGGTAAATATGGAAGTCGTCGGCGTTCGCATTGAGATGCCCTCAAACCAGCCGATAGTTTTATTGAAAGAGATCGAAGGCTCACGTTTCTTGCCGATCTGGGTAGGAGCTGTTGAAGCAACTGCGATCGCTTTTGCTCAGCAAGGAATGGCGGCGCAACGACCGCTGACCCACGATCTGATCTCCAACCTCCTGGAGGTCGCAGATCTAACAATGACCGCGGTACACATCACCGAATTAAAGGATGGGATCTTCTACGCCGAGATTCAGATCCGCGATAGCCAATCTGCCTTGCTAAAGGTTTCGGCTAGACCATCTGATGCCATTGCGATCGCACTTCGCACCAAGAGCAATATCTTGGCCGATTCAGATCTTCTTGATCTGGTTGGCATCGATATCCCAGAACGCCTCTTGGAAGTCGAGGGCGTGGAAGATATAACTGGAGCCAAGGAAGGCGCGGCGACCGACCTAGATTTAGAGCGTTTCCGTGAATTCCTCGACCAGATCAACCCGGAGGACTTTGCAGGGTAG